The Armatimonadota bacterium DNA window GAAGATCGATGCCAACCGGTCAGAATTTCCAACTGCCGAAGAAGGGACCGTGAGCGTTGCCTTCGTTACTAAAGACATCTCATCTGCCCTTTACTATCTGTCCGACGAAGAAGATTCTAGTTCGGAAAGTTTGATGCCCTCGCTATCAAACCTTTTGAAGAATTCGAAACCCGGCAGTAAGCTCATCTTGGTACGTATGGATCCAGAGTTCGACTCTCAATCGGTTTCGGCAGGTCCAGCAACATACATACCAGTGATGAATTTGGGGAAGCCATCATACAAGTTACAAGGAATCCCTCGCGACATCCCCGATTACGAAGAGAATATTGGTTCCCCGCTTGGAAAATATGAAACCGGATCGTCGGCAGATCAAAGCGTTGCTTGGTCTAAAAAGTTCGGCAATACCGAGGTCTTGATGCTAAACAGCGGCCTTATTGCATCCAATCGGTTTATCGACAAAGGTGACAATGCGGAATTCTTGGTGAGTCTTTTCCGCCGTTTTGGTGGCAAGAATGCCCACTTCGTCTCTTACGAAAGCACCTTTGGAAACGGTCAGCCCACAAACCTCTTCACTGCAATCGGGAACTGGGCGGTTGTGGCCTCATGGCAAGCACTTCTTCTTTTCATCGTGGTGTGCTATAGCGTGTCGGTTCGGTTCGGAATTGCTCACCAGATGCGGTCACGTGAACGAGGAACGACAGACGCGATTGATGCACTCGGTACGACGTTCGTACGGACCGAAAATATTTCGTACGCGTCAGCTCTCTACTTCGATCGGATCATCCATCAGGCAAAGACAAAGCTGCGTATTCCGCGCAATGCACCAATCGAGAATCTTACAAATCGGGTCAGTCCCGAACTCGCTGGAATGATTGAGTCCACCACGCAGCGTATTTCTCGGGGTGAGGAAATCGACGTTGCCACAGTCGCGGCGATCAAAACAGAAATCGAAGAGCTCAACACGTCCCGATAGCAACGTGTGTAAAATGCCTGTATGCGTGCATCAGCCCTCATTGCCGTTGTTTCGTTGCTCGGAGTATCACTCGCCGGCGCACAATCCGCTACTGGCATGAAAGCCGAAAAAGAGAAGCTTTTGAAGCTGGAGAAAACGTACAAGTCCGCTAAGGCCGCATATCTCAAGAGCCCCAAAAACGCCAAGCTGAAGGCAGCGTATGTCGATGCAACCGTAAAATTTGGCACTGGCACGATGCTCTCCCCGACGCTTGGGCCGAAAGACAAATATCCCAAGGCACTAAAGCTCTACCGAGAGGCGCTCAAGCTCGATCCAAAGAACAAAGAAGCGCTTCAGAACAAGAAGATGATCGAAGACATCTACCGGCAAATGGGTCGCCCAATTCCTGCTTAAGCTTTGCATTTCCCAGAATTTCTATTAACAGACGACTCGGCTCAGCGCAACAAACTGCTGAGCCGCTTCTGTGTAATTCTGGGGCTTGTCTGCGTCTTTTTGGCGGCACTACCCCACCTCATCGCGCTGGGTATCCAGCCTCCTGGCAAGGCTTATCTTGGCGAAGTCTTCAACACCGATGATCACCTGGTCTACATGGGTTGGATGCGGCAGGCGATGGAAGGAAATTTCCTCTTCGAGAATCGATTCACGACTGATCCTCAGCCGAAGCTGACAATTCATCTCTACTTCTTGGTACTTGGGAATCTCGCCAGGATTTTTGGGATCATCGGCACGTTCACGCTGGCTCGGTTAGGACTGACTTACCTATTTGTCCATCTCCTCGGACAGATATTCAGGCGCACTGATCTCAATCTATTTGTTTGCAAGCTCGCGATCACCCTGATTTGCTTCGGCGGAGGATTGGGATTCCTGGCTTGGCAGATGTTTGGACGCCTGATCGTCACGCCACAGGGCAAGGTGTTTGCGCCGATCTTTGGCGGACACCTTCCCACGGACGTGTGGCAGCCCGAGATTTTTGTGTTCCCTTCGATGCTCACAAACAGCCTCTTCATGGCGAGCCTCTGCTTGATGCTTTGGATCGTACTGGAGGTGCTCAATGCCAGGGATAGCTCGAAGGGAGTCTGGCGTGGTGCACTGGCGTTCTTGTTGCTCATGAACATCCACAGCTACGATGTGCTCACATTAGCCTTCGTGCTGCTGGGGATGTTGGTGGCGATGTTTGGCGCGAAGAAGGTCGAGCCAAAATGGGTGGGCAGAGTCGCACTGATGAGCCTTGGCGCATTGCCGAGTGCTGCATGGTTTTGGCACGTGCTCCAAAGCGACGCGGTGTTTCAAGCGCGGGCCGCCACTCCAACTTTCACCGTCGGGTTTCGGCCATTCTTAGGCGGATTGCTCCCTGCAATTTTGCTTTGTGTCTGGGCGATCGCCTCAGACGCTCAGAAACGAATTCGATCGACAGTAAGCGCGCTTGGATTTTTCTTGCTTCTGCTGGTGAGCTGGATTGCGGCTGGAGGAACGGGCGACTACTTCGTTCTTACAACGATTACCTGGGCTGTCTTCTTTATCTCTGCGCTGGCGATCTGCTTTGGCGCAGGGCGCAAGGAGCCGATTTGGAATCTGATGCTCGCATGGCTTATGTGCGGCCTGGCCGCACCTTACTTCCCTGTTCTGTTCCAGCGTAAGATGGCGGCAGGTCTGATCATTCCAGTCGCCACGCTTGCCGCCATCGGCATCGCGTGCATCATGCAGCGGTTCGAACGGCATCAGCGAAACAGCGTGACCTTCGTGTTCTTGATCATGATCTGCACCAGCTCAGTGCTCTGGATTCAACGCGAGGCAAAATTGGTCGCTGGCGATGTGTCAACTACAACGGTGCATCCCGCATTCTTGAGCAAAGACGCGCTGGCGATGATCAACATCGTTCAGCGGGATTCGAATTCGGTGCCGGTCATCGCTGCCATCCCCGGTGTTCCGACGCCGCTTGGGCCAGACAGCTTCGGGAGCCCGATCATTCCCGATCTCAATCCAGTATTTGTCGGTCTTGGCGGTGCTAGGGCGATCGCCGGGCATTGGAGCGAAACGCCTGATTATTCCGAGCGACGTGCCGAAATGGCAGAGGAGCTCTTTGCTCCAACTTCCACACCTACTAGGCAGCAAGCGTATGTCGAAAAGTACAACGTGACATACGTGGTGGGACTGAATCCAGAGGCTTATCCGAACGCAAATCTCGCCAGCATCAACAATCTGGGAGAAATGGTCTACAAAGGAAACCAGTTCTTATTGATTCGGGTCAGGCGCTGAGGGAGTGCTCGGTTCAGCAGTGGGCGCAGGGGTAGGTGTGGCTGAAGGCCGAGCCGCCGGAGCCTTTGCCCGCATATTTTTGCCGTACAGCCTAGGCGATCCCGGATAATAGCTGGTGCCCAGATCTTCTTTGCGAACGAGCTTGCCGTCCTTATAGACGTAACGCCAAGTGTTAATCTTATGCGCTGCGCCTCCACGGTCGATGAGTACCACCTTTCCGAACGGTAACGAAGGATCGTGCTTGTATTCTGTTCCTCGCGACCATGTGGTTTGCTTTCCGCGAATGATCTCGACTTTCAGCCCCTTCTCTTTGATTCCTAAAATGTTGAAGGTCAGCGTGCCGGGACTATAGGTGCAATCCAGGGCGATCGGGTAATCCTTGTTGTTTTCGAACACCAAATCAGGATTCGGGAAGCTCACTGTAGCATCTCTGCCGACTGGAACATATGCCACGGGCAGTGAGTGATTCGATCGTTTGACGATCTTGAAATCGCCCATCAAAAGAGCATTGTAAAGCGTCGTGCTCACTTGGCAGATGCCGCCGCCCACACCGGTATCGTGGCGACCATTGACATACACGCCAGCTTCCTTAAATCCTCTGGCCACAGTCCGCTTGCCAACGACTGTGTTGAAGGCGAACTGCTCTCCAGGCATCAAAACCAAACCGTCGATGATTTCACTGGCGCGCTTGATGTTGGCGCAGCGTGGTCGATTCGAGGCTGGAAAATGGGTCGTGAAGGTCGATGCCGTTTCGATGATCTTCTCGAGTTCTTCGTCCGGCACTTTCTTGGCGCCTTCCTTCAGTGGAACCTCGATCTCAGGAATCTTGTTCAAAAAGGCGTCTTGCAAGGCTGTTCGGTACGACTCAGCATCCAGTGCGATGCCTGCATTTTCGTAGGTGCGATTGATCTTCCCTGCGACCAAAGTCACTCGTGCAGGAGACATCTCGCGCTTCTGGGAATCGATTTTCGCGCTGAGCGCTTTGATCTTCTCTTCTCGAACTCCGAAGATAATCGGAAACTTGGACTTAGATTGATCAATGCCGACCTTGCGTTTGGTGTCCTCCCAAAATCCGTCGAGTTGAATCTGTTTGATGCTGGCTTCATCGTCGAGGTAAAGCCCGAGTTCATCCACACGACCACCAGAACCCACATCCACCTTCTTGCTGGTTAGCTTGATTTGCGCTGTTCGCTCGCCTTCCCACCAAAGTCGCAATCGTTTGCGGCCTTCTTCCGGCGAAAGACCACCGACAGGAACGACGCCAATCACCGTTCCCTGCGGGATGACAGGAGAGTGTTGCGATGCCCCAACGGCCAACGCACCTCCCGAAACCGTGGCTACCGCCACCACAATACCAGCCAGAATTTTCACAATAATTTACAAAAAATTAGACGAACTTATTATAGCAATTGCTCCTCTCCCGATGCGAGTATTCGTAAAGTTAATCGAACTTAAGGGAACGGCAAAAACCGAATTCCTGCAAATTTCCCTTCGGAATTCACTGAAACCATCAACTTTAGGCTAACAGTTGGAAATGTGGCGAGATAGGTGCTAATGATCGTGCCATTTGTTGATTCACGCTTCAGCAAGGTCAGTTTGCTGAGCGGACCATAGGGCTCAAACTGTTGTGAAACCTGGCGTACAAGTTGTGGCGTCAGCCCTTTGTTGGCTTCATCACTCATTTGAGAGCGGTCTGGATTGTTCGCGATCAGAGAGCGCGCAAAGTTCAAAGTTCTCGCCGTAAGCTGGGTGTTGTCATCCGGAATGCCTTCAGATAACTTCGCCAATTTGGGGATGATTCTCAGCGAAATTTGAGTCACCAAATCAGAAGGAGATGAGCCGTTCATCGAGTTCTTTAGCACGATGATCGTGGTTTTCTCATTCAAAAATCGCTTGATATACGTGGTGAATCCAGGGATTCCGCCTCCATGTTCAACGACAGGCAGATCGCCTTCATTTCCAACCCCCCAACCCATTCCATAGTCAGATTTTGCGCCCGAATTAAGGGTGAATGGAGTCCACATGAGAGCCTTTTCTTCTTTGGTGAACAAGTCGTTGCCATAAAGAGCCGCGTCCCACTTCGCGAGGTCTTCGACGGTGCTTGCCAAATTTCCTGCGGCACCCGGCGTCACTTCGTTGGGCGGCAAAAATCGATTGGGAGCATCCGAATAGCCAATCGCTTCGTACGGACGTGGTATGGATCGCCGGTAGATGTAAGTTCGGCTCATGCCAAGTGGCTTGAAAATCTTTGTATTTAGGTAATCGAAGTACGGCTTCTTGGTCACCGCTTCGATGACCGAGCCAAGAAGGTAGTAACCGGTGTTGCAGTATTCAAAGGCTTCACCGGGCTTGGTCTTTCGCTTTTGTCCAGAAGTGACTTTGATAACATCGCTCAAGGTGAATGGCTTCGGCGAGATCATGGACACCGCAATGTCGGTGTAATTGAATAATCCGCTGGTGTGGTGCAACAAGTGATTGAGCGTGATATCGCTCCAGCTCGATGGCGCCGATGGGATGTATTTGGTGATTGGGTCATCGAGTTTCACCTTGCCCTCCCTCTTCAGCAGAATGATCCCGCCAGCAGCAAATTGCTTTGTGAGAGAACCAATCAAAAACGAGGTGCGCTTATCCGGCCTTTGTTGGGTAGCCAGAGACATCACGCCAAAGCCTTGGGAATAGATCAGCTTGCCGTCTTGAACGATTCCAACCGCGCTTCCTGGCGCACCACAGACCCTTTGCCAGTCCGCAGCGATTTGGTTGATTTCAGTTGCATTGACCTCCGCAGTAGCCGCCAAAGGCATGCAAAATAGCGCGGCGAATACAGTCACTCTGTTAGCTTTCATAGGATTATCGAATCTAGGACGATTTGGGTGAACCGTTCAGACTTTGAATCGTCTTGGCACTGCATGATTGCGCTGTTCCCTCTGATGCTTATGGCCATGGAGCCAACGACAGAAACTCTGACCCTGACCGTCGACGGCGTCGAGCGAAAGGCGATCATCGTCATTCCAAGCTCTGCGAAAACCAAGTCTTCTCCCATCGTATTCGCGTTTCATGGCCACGGCGGGAACATGAATTATTCAGTTCGAAAGTTTGCTGTGGGTGACTATT harbors:
- a CDS encoding VanW family protein produces the protein MKILAGIVVAVATVSGGALAVGASQHSPVIPQGTVIGVVPVGGLSPEEGRKRLRLWWEGERTAQIKLTSKKVDVGSGGRVDELGLYLDDEASIKQIQLDGFWEDTKRKVGIDQSKSKFPIIFGVREEKIKALSAKIDSQKREMSPARVTLVAGKINRTYENAGIALDAESYRTALQDAFLNKIPEIEVPLKEGAKKVPDEELEKIIETASTFTTHFPASNRPRCANIKRASEIIDGLVLMPGEQFAFNTVVGKRTVARGFKEAGVYVNGRHDTGVGGGICQVSTTLYNALLMGDFKIVKRSNHSLPVAYVPVGRDATVSFPNPDLVFENNKDYPIALDCTYSPGTLTFNILGIKEKGLKVEIIRGKQTTWSRGTEYKHDPSLPFGKVVLIDRGGAAHKINTWRYVYKDGKLVRKEDLGTSYYPGSPRLYGKNMRAKAPAARPSATPTPAPTAEPSTPSAPDPNQ
- a CDS encoding beta-lactamase family protein, which codes for MKANRVTVFAALFCMPLAATAEVNATEINQIAADWQRVCGAPGSAVGIVQDGKLIYSQGFGVMSLATQQRPDKRTSFLIGSLTKQFAAGGIILLKREGKVKLDDPITKYIPSAPSSWSDITLNHLLHHTSGLFNYTDIAVSMISPKPFTLSDVIKVTSGQKRKTKPGEAFEYCNTGYYLLGSVIEAVTKKPYFDYLNTKIFKPLGMSRTYIYRRSIPRPYEAIGYSDAPNRFLPPNEVTPGAAGNLASTVEDLAKWDAALYGNDLFTKEEKALMWTPFTLNSGAKSDYGMGWGVGNEGDLPVVEHGGGIPGFTTYIKRFLNEKTTIIVLKNSMNGSSPSDLVTQISLRIIPKLAKLSEGIPDDNTQLTARTLNFARSLIANNPDRSQMSDEANKGLTPQLVRQVSQQFEPYGPLSKLTLLKRESTNGTIISTYLATFPTVSLKLMVSVNSEGKFAGIRFLPFP